A window from Methylocystis sp. MJC1 encodes these proteins:
- a CDS encoding fatty acid desaturase family protein, with translation MAQPLPSAALLADLYKVRPAIYWVDFLASAGTGWAAFAIGALSPWGSFSGLVAIIIAVFALNRAVAFTHEISHHRRGLTGFEAAWNAVVGFPLLLPTFIYGQVHLDHHRTAMYGTNADPSYLPFARSSWTVTAYLLHTLIAPAFLALRFMLLAPIGFVSGRVEIWLIERASAIAFNPAYRRKATPGLVRLARRDSALLLAMWAVLIAFGLVAIDTGVLIRAATLWYVVMVAIGFLEAIRTLTEHAYESPGVPIDKPAQIADSNDIPGRFWTELWAPLGLHYHATHHAFPGVPYYALPRAYRRLLASTPGHGRMTRPGLLWALRRLYGKDNRGDDAPR, from the coding sequence ATGGCCCAACCCCTTCCCTCAGCCGCCCTTCTCGCAGACCTCTACAAGGTCCGCCCCGCAATCTACTGGGTCGATTTCCTCGCCAGCGCCGGGACCGGCTGGGCGGCCTTCGCCATCGGCGCCCTCAGCCCTTGGGGCTCATTTTCGGGCCTTGTCGCCATCATAATTGCGGTCTTCGCGCTCAATCGCGCCGTGGCCTTCACCCATGAGATCAGCCACCATCGCCGTGGGTTGACCGGCTTCGAGGCGGCATGGAACGCGGTCGTCGGGTTTCCGCTCCTTCTGCCCACCTTCATCTATGGGCAGGTGCATCTCGATCACCATCGCACCGCGATGTACGGCACGAATGCCGATCCATCCTATTTGCCCTTTGCGCGCTCGTCCTGGACGGTTACGGCCTATCTGCTCCACACCTTGATCGCGCCGGCCTTTCTTGCCTTACGCTTCATGCTGCTCGCGCCGATCGGATTTGTTTCCGGGCGCGTCGAAATCTGGCTGATCGAGCGGGCCTCCGCCATCGCTTTCAACCCGGCCTACCGGCGCAAGGCTACTCCCGGGCTGGTTCGACTGGCGCGCCGCGATAGCGCTCTCCTGCTGGCGATGTGGGCGGTTCTGATCGCGTTCGGACTGGTCGCCATCGACACCGGCGTGCTGATCCGGGCCGCGACATTGTGGTACGTCGTCATGGTCGCGATCGGCTTCCTCGAAGCGATACGGACATTGACCGAGCACGCCTATGAAAGCCCCGGCGTCCCGATCGACAAACCGGCCCAGATCGCAGACTCAAACGATATTCCAGGTCGTTTCTGGACCGAGCTCTGGGCTCCGCTCGGCCTGCATTATCACGCGACGCATCACGCTTTTCCCGGCGTCCCCTATTATGCGCTGCCGCGCGCCTATCGCCGGCTGCTGGCGTCGACGCCGGGCCATGGGAGGATGACGCGGCCCGGCCTGCTTTGGGCGCTCCGGCGGCTTTACGGAAAGGACAACCGAGGAGACGACGCGCCGCGCTGA
- a CDS encoding undecaprenyl-phosphate glucose phosphotransferase, translated as MGEATAHSLAGLANGRRTLSSGRAPVVPPDQLIKQPAVIAGVLLFDLFSVAATGAITHFAVFDGDPYGSSALLLALAGVAIGAATILKMRWAYTVASLSHGLAQVANVGLALSLALGGLIVAEALFGTHLEQMRRWVPYWLAYGWAACSAARLFTARALGRWAREGRLARRAVIVGGGDAAAELIDRLDRSGGAAIQILGLFDDRDKMRSPETVGRYRKLGRFDDLEDFCREQRVDLLIIALPPTAEERILYILKKLWVLPIDVRIAAFNSKLKLRSRAYNYIGDTPFLPVFDKPMSDSSVALKAIEDRVLAAIGIIVLAPLLALIALAVKLDSRGPVFFKQTRHGFNNEPIGVLKFRSMYVDKCDMSGQKQVTRGDPRVTRVGAILRRSSLDELPQLFNVLRGELSLVGPRPHVMQAKVGEHIYDEVVDGYFARHKVKPGITGWAQINGWRGETDTVEKIEQRVAHDLYYIENWSMLFDLRILFATPWSLLTTKNAY; from the coding sequence ATGGGCGAGGCGACGGCGCATTCCTTGGCCGGATTGGCAAACGGGCGGCGCACGCTCTCCTCCGGACGCGCTCCGGTCGTCCCTCCCGATCAGCTTATCAAGCAACCAGCTGTAATTGCTGGCGTTCTACTCTTTGATCTGTTCAGCGTCGCGGCGACCGGCGCCATAACCCATTTCGCTGTCTTCGACGGCGATCCCTATGGCTCCAGCGCGCTTCTTCTGGCGCTCGCCGGGGTGGCGATCGGCGCCGCGACCATTCTGAAGATGCGGTGGGCCTATACCGTCGCGTCCCTTTCCCACGGATTGGCGCAAGTGGCGAATGTGGGATTGGCGCTCTCACTCGCGCTCGGCGGATTGATCGTCGCCGAGGCGCTGTTCGGAACGCATCTGGAGCAAATGCGTCGCTGGGTCCCCTATTGGCTCGCCTATGGTTGGGCGGCCTGTTCCGCGGCGCGTCTCTTCACGGCGCGCGCGCTCGGGCGTTGGGCGCGAGAGGGACGTCTGGCGCGCCGCGCCGTGATCGTCGGCGGCGGAGACGCCGCCGCGGAGCTCATCGACCGGCTGGATCGCTCGGGCGGCGCGGCCATTCAGATTCTCGGCCTTTTCGACGATCGCGACAAAATGCGCTCGCCGGAAACCGTGGGCCGTTATCGCAAGCTCGGCCGCTTCGACGACCTCGAGGATTTCTGCCGGGAGCAGCGCGTCGATCTTCTCATCATCGCTTTGCCCCCGACCGCCGAGGAGCGCATTCTCTACATCCTCAAGAAATTGTGGGTCCTTCCGATCGACGTGCGAATCGCGGCGTTCAACAGCAAGCTGAAGTTGCGCTCGCGCGCCTATAATTACATCGGCGACACGCCTTTTCTCCCTGTCTTCGACAAGCCGATGTCGGATTCGAGCGTCGCCCTCAAGGCGATCGAGGACCGCGTGCTGGCGGCGATCGGCATTATCGTGCTCGCGCCGCTGCTCGCGCTGATCGCCCTCGCCGTGAAGCTCGATTCGCGCGGCCCAGTGTTTTTCAAGCAAACGCGCCACGGCTTCAACAACGAGCCGATCGGCGTGCTCAAGTTCAGATCGATGTACGTCGATAAATGCGACATGTCGGGCCAGAAGCAGGTCACGCGGGGCGATCCGCGCGTCACCCGCGTCGGCGCGATCCTGCGCCGCAGCTCGCTCGACGAGCTGCCGCAGCTTTTCAATGTGCTCCGGGGCGAGCTTTCGCTCGTCGGTCCACGGCCGCATGTCATGCAGGCGAAGGTCGGCGAGCACATCTATGACGAGGTCGTCGACGGTTATTTCGCCCGCCACAAGGTGAAGCCCGGCATCACGGGCTGGGCTCAGATCAACGGCTGGCGCGGCGAAACGGACACGGTCGAAAAGATCGAGCAGCGCGTCGCGCACGACCTCTATTACATCGAGAACTGGTCCATGCTGTTCGATCTGCGGATCTTGTTCGCGACGCCCTGGTCTCTCCTGACAACGAAGAACGCCTATTGA
- a CDS encoding DUF2948 family protein, with translation MAVNLLENAPALRLHALDSEDLALVSAHLQDALVRVGDIAYLPAKRRFALVGSRFDWSAEMEGRLERCRSGLHFEGVERVRCQHVSRDQPDAILDLLAVTFEPGPEPPGGTIRLTFAGGAVICLDVECVEAQLCDIGPRWKTAARPAHDGAEPGVNIS, from the coding sequence ATGGCCGTTAATCTGCTCGAAAATGCGCCCGCGTTGCGGCTGCATGCGTTAGACAGCGAAGATCTCGCGCTTGTTTCGGCGCATCTCCAGGATGCGCTGGTGCGCGTTGGCGATATCGCCTACCTCCCGGCCAAGCGCCGCTTCGCGCTTGTCGGTTCGCGTTTCGACTGGTCGGCCGAGATGGAGGGGCGGCTCGAGCGCTGTCGGTCCGGCCTGCATTTCGAGGGCGTCGAGCGGGTGCGCTGCCAGCATGTTTCGCGCGACCAGCCGGATGCGATCCTCGACCTTCTGGCCGTCACTTTCGAGCCCGGCCCCGAGCCGCCGGGAGGAACCATCCGCCTGACCTTCGCCGGAGGCGCGGTGATTTGCCTCGACGTCGAATGCGTCGAGGCGCAGCTATGCGACATCGGGCCGCGCTGGAAGACCGCGGCGCGGCCGGCCCATGACGGCGCCGAGCCGGGGGTGAACATTTCCTGA
- a CDS encoding UPF0262 family protein: MDSSAQKRLISVTLDENSIGRGSADQEHERAIAVYDLIEENSFALVGHAGGPYALNISLMDAKLVFDIRDQNGNVVVTHILSLTPFRRILKDYFLICESYYAAIRTATPSRIEAIDMGRRGLHNEGAQLLAERLKGKIETDSDTSRRLFTLITALHWKG, from the coding sequence GTGGACTCGAGCGCACAGAAACGGCTTATCTCGGTCACGCTCGACGAGAATTCGATCGGGCGCGGCTCCGCCGATCAGGAGCATGAGCGCGCTATCGCGGTTTATGACCTGATCGAGGAGAACAGCTTCGCGCTCGTCGGCCATGCCGGCGGGCCCTATGCGCTCAACATTTCCTTGATGGACGCCAAGCTCGTCTTCGATATCCGGGACCAGAACGGAAACGTCGTCGTCACGCATATTCTGTCGCTGACGCCCTTCAGGCGCATCCTGAAAGATTATTTCCTGATTTGCGAAAGCTATTACGCCGCCATCCGCACGGCGACGCCGAGCCGGATCGAGGCGATCGACATGGGCCGGCGCGGCCTGCACAATGAAGGCGCACAGCTTCTTGCCGAGCGGTTGAAGGGAAAAATCGAAACCGACTCCGACACGTCGCGCCGCCTCTTCACTCTGATTACGGCCTTGCACTGGAAGGGCTGA
- a CDS encoding PAS domain S-box protein, with protein MQTLTGDHFWLTSWASDPQGRAIHVDPAWLQFTGQSPEQARSDWIEAVHPEDREKVKTAWMRALEARGPYQAECRLRRFDGVYHWTFAAAGPRFDENGIFHGHIGSVVDIEMRRAVEDALRESEERFRALTESYAQAVWEKDADGAAIADSPTWRAYTGQTREQYLGHGWLGAIHPDDRPCVENRWREAVATRSKYESEYRLKWNGGGWRWTYVRGAPLLDREGSVRKWVGVNFDIHTRKMAQEALRESERLMRLAQDAAHAGSWEWSLDDNRTVWSKNLWALYGLDIGACESNLENWANSVHEDDRDQVVAAVLAAARAGEEFEVEWRVNLPNGQAPRWLLSRGRPRLEANDAPARYYGIVFDVSARKNAEEALRASERRYRMLYESLRDPFVRTSIDGRILEFNELYREMLGYSDDELRALTYRDLTPEKWHAMEDAVIWEQILPRGYSDVYEKEYRRKDGTIFPVELRPILSRDQSGAPDAMWAIIRDISDRKLSEQILREREERLRIALDAAKFGSFAYYPQSGKVVWDAQMKRMWGLEPDQDILYEEALERVHPADRARVRQAIEACLSPEGSGDYQAEFRVVLPDGSVNWHGVSGRAYFDEGPGGVRTPVRMTGVEADITDRKKGEEALRDADRRKDEFIAMLAHELRNPLVPIHNGVHLLKARAEPNGSETNRPLLDMMERQVAHLVRLVDDLLEMSRVANGRIELRREQTDIAAVLRNALETSRPLIEKRRHDATLSTPPEPLLIYGDPVRLTQVFANILNNSAKYTPEGGRIDILAERREQEAVVVVRDNGRGIGPEALSQVFEPFSQPGGRPDDHGLGIGLALVRNLVQMHGGSVEAASEGLDRGSVFIVRLPMSVSFQRTAPPAERAEAALASTGRRALVIDDDRDVADTLAMVLELLGASVRVTYGGRDGLRELPAFQPDIVFLDLGMPLLDGFETARLIRQSDIGRRLRLVALTGWGQAEDRARTRAAGFDAHLTKPASLGELRSLLQN; from the coding sequence ATGCAGACTCTAACGGGCGATCACTTTTGGCTAACGAGCTGGGCGAGCGATCCACAAGGACGCGCCATCCACGTCGATCCGGCATGGCTTCAATTTACGGGTCAAAGCCCCGAGCAGGCGCGTTCGGACTGGATCGAAGCCGTTCATCCGGAAGACAGAGAGAAAGTTAAAACGGCTTGGATGCGCGCGCTCGAAGCTCGCGGCCCCTATCAGGCTGAATGCCGACTCAGGCGTTTCGATGGCGTCTACCATTGGACATTCGCCGCTGCGGGCCCTCGCTTCGATGAGAATGGAATCTTCCACGGCCATATCGGCTCCGTCGTCGACATCGAGATGCGGCGCGCCGTGGAGGATGCGTTGCGTGAGAGCGAGGAGCGGTTTCGCGCACTGACGGAGTCATACGCTCAAGCCGTTTGGGAAAAAGACGCCGATGGCGCCGCTATCGCGGATAGTCCGACATGGCGCGCCTATACGGGGCAGACGCGCGAACAATATCTCGGCCATGGATGGCTCGGCGCCATTCATCCTGACGATCGCCCTTGTGTCGAAAATCGGTGGCGGGAAGCCGTTGCAACGCGCTCGAAATACGAGTCGGAATACCGGTTGAAATGGAACGGCGGCGGATGGCGGTGGACCTATGTCCGCGGCGCGCCGCTACTCGACCGCGAGGGATCTGTTCGCAAATGGGTCGGGGTCAATTTCGACATTCACACGCGCAAAATGGCGCAGGAGGCGTTGCGCGAAAGCGAAAGGTTGATGCGGCTTGCACAGGATGCGGCGCATGCCGGCTCGTGGGAATGGAGCCTCGACGACAACAGGACCGTCTGGTCGAAAAATCTCTGGGCGCTTTACGGTCTCGATATAGGCGCTTGCGAGTCCAATCTCGAAAATTGGGCAAATTCGGTCCATGAAGACGACCGCGACCAGGTGGTCGCGGCGGTATTGGCGGCGGCGCGCGCGGGCGAGGAGTTCGAGGTCGAATGGCGGGTCAATCTTCCCAATGGGCAGGCGCCGAGATGGCTGCTCTCAAGGGGCAGGCCGCGTTTGGAAGCGAATGACGCGCCGGCGCGCTATTACGGCATTGTCTTCGACGTCTCCGCCCGCAAGAACGCCGAGGAAGCTCTCAGAGCGAGCGAACGGCGCTACCGCATGTTGTACGAGTCGCTGCGCGATCCCTTCGTGCGCACCAGCATCGACGGCCGCATCCTGGAGTTCAACGAGCTCTATCGAGAGATGCTCGGTTATTCCGACGACGAACTACGCGCGCTCACTTATCGAGATCTGACTCCCGAAAAATGGCATGCAATGGAGGACGCCGTCATTTGGGAGCAAATCCTGCCTCGCGGATATTCGGATGTCTACGAGAAGGAATATCGTCGCAAGGACGGCACGATTTTTCCTGTCGAGCTAAGACCCATTCTCTCGAGAGACCAAAGCGGCGCGCCGGACGCCATGTGGGCGATTATCCGGGACATTTCCGATCGGAAGCTCTCGGAGCAAATTCTGCGCGAACGCGAGGAGCGGCTGCGCATCGCTCTGGACGCAGCGAAATTCGGCTCTTTCGCCTATTATCCGCAAAGCGGCAAGGTCGTCTGGGACGCCCAGATGAAAAGGATGTGGGGGCTCGAGCCCGATCAGGACATCCTCTATGAAGAGGCGCTCGAACGCGTTCATCCGGCTGACCGCGCGCGCGTTCGCCAGGCGATCGAAGCTTGTTTGAGTCCCGAGGGGAGCGGCGATTACCAGGCCGAGTTCCGCGTCGTCCTGCCGGATGGTTCGGTGAATTGGCACGGCGTCAGCGGGCGGGCATATTTCGACGAAGGACCGGGAGGCGTGCGGACCCCCGTCCGCATGACCGGAGTCGAAGCCGACATCACCGACCGCAAGAAGGGCGAGGAGGCGCTCAGAGACGCAGATCGGCGAAAGGACGAGTTCATCGCCATGTTGGCGCATGAGCTGCGCAATCCGCTCGTGCCCATTCACAATGGCGTTCATCTGTTAAAGGCGCGCGCCGAGCCGAATGGCTCGGAAACCAATCGGCCGCTGCTTGATATGATGGAGCGTCAGGTGGCGCATCTTGTGCGCCTTGTCGACGATCTCCTCGAAATGTCGCGCGTCGCCAACGGAAGAATAGAGCTGCGTCGCGAGCAGACAGACATTGCGGCCGTCTTGCGCAACGCTTTGGAGACGAGCAGGCCGCTGATCGAGAAAAGGCGTCATGACGCGACGCTTTCCACGCCACCGGAGCCGCTGCTCATTTACGGCGATCCCGTGCGGCTCACGCAGGTCTTCGCGAATATTCTCAACAATTCTGCCAAATACACCCCTGAGGGCGGACGCATCGACATATTGGCGGAACGCCGGGAGCAGGAAGCGGTCGTCGTCGTGCGCGACAACGGCCGAGGCATCGGGCCGGAAGCGTTGTCGCAAGTTTTCGAGCCTTTCTCCCAGCCGGGCGGCCGGCCCGACGACCACGGTCTCGGCATTGGTCTCGCCCTTGTCCGCAACCTTGTGCAAATGCATGGCGGCTCGGTCGAAGCGGCGAGCGAAGGGTTGGACAGGGGAAGCGTTTTCATCGTTCGCCTTCCCATGAGCGTTTCATTCCAGCGAACCGCGCCGCCAGCCGAGCGCGCCGAGGCCGCGCTGGCGTCGACCGGCCGGCGGGCGCTTGTGATCGACGACGATCGAGATGTCGCGGATACTTTGGCGATGGTTCTCGAACTGCTCGGCGCTTCGGTGCGCGTGACATACGGGGGGCGAGATGGTCTGCGGGAATTGCCTGCTTTTCAGCCGGATATCGTGTTTCTCGATCTCGGCATGCCGTTGCTGGACGGTTTCGAAACGGCTCGATTGATCCGGCAGAGCGACATTGGCCGTCGGCTGAGGCTCGTGGCGCTCACCGGCTGGGGGCAGGCGGAGGATCGCGCAAGAACGCGCGCGGCCGGCTTCGACGCGCATCTGACCAAGCCGGCTTCGCTCGGGGAGCTAAGGTCTTTGTTGCAAAATTAG
- the hisD gene encoding histidinol dehydrogenase has protein sequence MTLRLDAAAPDFEQRFVSLLAMKRESSQDVDATVRAIIEDVIARGDEALIDYSKRFDRIDLAQTGIAVSAAEVAAAEGKCSKEQLAALDLALERITAYHEKQKPEDARYRDAAGVELGWRWSPLDSVGLYVPGGTAAYPSSVLMNVVPAKVAGVKRIVMVVPTPGGHVEPLVLAAAKRSGINEIYRVGGAQAVAALAYGTKTIAPVAKIVGPGNAWVAAAKRRVFGQVGIDMIAGPSEVLVLADKTANPDWIAADLLAQAEHDESAQSILITDSVEIADATVAAVERHLSTLSRVEIASKSWRDYGAVILVKKLSDSLPLADRIAAEHLEIISEDAEALAARVSNAGAIFIGAYTPEAVGDYVGGSNHVLPTARSARFSSGLSVLDFVKRTSILKCDADSLRAIGGAAVTLGDAEGLTAHARSVSIRLNSLGA, from the coding sequence ATGACCCTGCGCCTGGACGCCGCCGCCCCCGATTTCGAACAGCGTTTTGTCTCGCTGCTCGCCATGAAGCGGGAGTCCTCCCAGGACGTCGACGCCACCGTCCGCGCCATCATCGAGGACGTTATCGCTCGTGGCGACGAGGCGCTGATCGATTATTCCAAGCGTTTCGACCGCATCGATCTCGCGCAGACCGGCATCGCCGTCTCTGCCGCCGAGGTCGCCGCGGCGGAAGGGAAATGCTCGAAGGAGCAGCTGGCCGCGCTTGATCTCGCTCTCGAGCGCATCACTGCCTATCACGAAAAGCAGAAGCCCGAGGACGCGCGCTATCGCGACGCGGCGGGCGTCGAGCTCGGCTGGCGCTGGTCGCCGCTCGATTCGGTCGGGCTCTATGTGCCGGGCGGCACGGCGGCCTATCCGTCTTCCGTTCTGATGAATGTCGTGCCCGCCAAGGTCGCCGGCGTGAAGCGCATCGTGATGGTCGTGCCGACGCCGGGCGGCCATGTCGAGCCGCTGGTGCTCGCCGCCGCCAAGCGCTCGGGGATAAATGAAATCTACCGCGTCGGCGGCGCGCAGGCCGTGGCGGCGCTCGCCTATGGCACCAAGACCATTGCGCCGGTCGCCAAGATCGTCGGCCCCGGTAACGCCTGGGTGGCCGCCGCCAAGCGCCGCGTCTTCGGCCAGGTCGGCATCGATATGATTGCCGGCCCCTCGGAAGTGCTGGTGCTTGCCGACAAGACCGCCAATCCCGACTGGATCGCCGCCGACCTGCTGGCGCAGGCCGAGCATGACGAATCCGCCCAATCCATCCTCATCACCGACAGCGTCGAGATCGCCGACGCGACCGTCGCGGCGGTGGAGCGCCATCTTTCGACGCTTTCCCGCGTCGAGATCGCCAGCAAGTCCTGGCGCGATTATGGCGCGGTGATTTTGGTCAAGAAGCTTTCGGATTCGCTGCCGCTCGCCGACCGTATCGCCGCGGAGCATTTGGAGATCATCTCCGAGGACGCCGAGGCGCTTGCCGCGCGCGTCTCCAACGCCGGCGCCATTTTCATCGGCGCCTATACGCCGGAGGCGGTGGGCGATTATGTCGGCGGCAGCAATCACGTTCTGCCGACGGCGCGTTCCGCGCGATTCTCTTCGGGCCTCAGCGTGCTCGATTTCGTGAAGCGCACGTCGATCCTGAAGTGCGACGCCGACTCGCTGCGCGCCATTGGCGGCGCGGCGGTGACGCTCGGCGACGCGGAAGGACTCACGGCGCATGCCCGTTCGGTTTCGATCCGCCTGAATTCTCTCGGGGCTTGA